A genomic stretch from Chiloscyllium plagiosum isolate BGI_BamShark_2017 chromosome 2, ASM401019v2, whole genome shotgun sequence includes:
- the c2h9orf85 gene encoding uncharacterized protein C9orf85 homolog isoform X1 — protein MVCTCGLAARCRVLVKQCYNLSNEIMSSQKGNVTRKRAQKHQNVVGFKNDKYDKSEKMKQLNAMVHTGVCKHCKEVLEWKIKYNKYKPLGQARKCVKCLQKTVKDSYHIMCKPCAFKLELCAKCGKKEEIVYPLASEENQREDSNVEINLRTRSRLNSGKVGGGDDDDDDNSIADSDFDSDAGNDVKDDVNFIQSSLTPLPTPHMNAALHKNNSSKTKGTEAHGMLNISMLTLDA, from the exons ATGGTTTGTACATGTGGGCTTGCTGCACGATGTCGTGTTTTAGTCAAGCAGTGTTATAATTTGTCAAACGAGATTATGAGTTCCCAGAAAGGAAACGTTACAAGGAAGAGAGCACAAAAACATCAGAACGTCGTTGGGTTCAAAAATGACAAATATGACAAAAGTGAAAAGATGAAG CAATTGAATGCAATGGTGCATACAGGTGTCTGTAAACATTGTAAGGAAGTGTTGGAATGGAAAATAAAGTACAACAAATATAAGCCACTTGGCCAGGCTCGGAAATG tGTTAAATGCCTTCAGAAAACAGTGAAGGACTCTTACCACATTATGTGTAAACCCTGTGCTTTCAAATTGGAACTCTGCGCCAAATGTGGGAAGAAAGAAGAGATTGTGTATCC ATTGGCTTCTGAGGAAAACCAACGAGAAGACAGCAACGTTGAAATTAATCTAAGAACAAGAAGCAGACTAAACAGCGGAAAAgtgggtggtggtgatgatgatgatgatgacaacAGTATTGCTGACTCTGATTTTGATAGTGATGCGGGTAATGATGTAAAAGACGACGTTAATTTCATTCAATCCTCTTTAACTCCTCTGCCCACTCCACATATGAATGCAGCATTGCATAAAAACAACTCATCAAAGACTAAAGGAACTGAGGCACATGGCATGCTCAATATTTCTATGTTGACTCTGGATGCATGA
- the c2h9orf85 gene encoding uncharacterized protein C9orf85 homolog isoform X4 has translation MVCTCGLAARCRVLVKQCYNLSNEIMSSQKGNVTRKRAQKHQNVVGFKNDKYDKSEKMKQLNAMVHTGVCKHCKEVLEWKIKYNKYKPLGQARK, from the exons ATGGTTTGTACATGTGGGCTTGCTGCACGATGTCGTGTTTTAGTCAAGCAGTGTTATAATTTGTCAAACGAGATTATGAGTTCCCAGAAAGGAAACGTTACAAGGAAGAGAGCACAAAAACATCAGAACGTCGTTGGGTTCAAAAATGACAAATATGACAAAAGTGAAAAGATGAAG CAATTGAATGCAATGGTGCATACAGGTGTCTGTAAACATTGTAAGGAAGTGTTGGAATGGAAAATAAAGTACAACAAATATAAGCCACTTGGCCAGGCTCGGAAATG A
- the c2h9orf85 gene encoding uncharacterized protein C9orf85 homolog isoform X2: protein MVCTCGLAARCRVLVKQCYNLSNEIMSSQKGNVTRKRAQKHQNVVGFKNDKYDKSEKMKQLNAMVHTGVCKHCKEVLEWKIKYNKYKPLGQARKCVKCLQKTVKDSYHIMCKPCAFKLELCAKCGKKEEIVYPLASEENQREDSNVEINLRTRSRLNSGKVGGGDDDDDDNSIADSDFDSDAVGPEYLNRKCWKHSTGQGRFVKREMA, encoded by the exons ATGGTTTGTACATGTGGGCTTGCTGCACGATGTCGTGTTTTAGTCAAGCAGTGTTATAATTTGTCAAACGAGATTATGAGTTCCCAGAAAGGAAACGTTACAAGGAAGAGAGCACAAAAACATCAGAACGTCGTTGGGTTCAAAAATGACAAATATGACAAAAGTGAAAAGATGAAG CAATTGAATGCAATGGTGCATACAGGTGTCTGTAAACATTGTAAGGAAGTGTTGGAATGGAAAATAAAGTACAACAAATATAAGCCACTTGGCCAGGCTCGGAAATG tGTTAAATGCCTTCAGAAAACAGTGAAGGACTCTTACCACATTATGTGTAAACCCTGTGCTTTCAAATTGGAACTCTGCGCCAAATGTGGGAAGAAAGAAGAGATTGTGTATCC ATTGGCTTCTGAGGAAAACCAACGAGAAGACAGCAACGTTGAAATTAATCTAAGAACAAGAAGCAGACTAAACAGCGGAAAAgtgggtggtggtgatgatgatgatgatgacaacAGTATTGCTGACTCTGATTTTGATAGTGATGCGG TTGGTCCAGAGTATctaaacaggaaatgctggaaacactcaacagGTCAGGGAAGATTTGTGAAAAGGGAAATGGCCTGA
- the c2h9orf85 gene encoding uncharacterized protein C9orf85 homolog isoform X3 — protein MVCTCGLAARCRVLVKQCYNLSNEIMSSQKGNVTRKRAQKHQNVVGFKNDKYDKSEKMKQLNAMVHTGVCKHCKEVLEWKIKYNKYKPLGQARKWLFNSYSPRTKVCDCEHTRTTYVQARAVCANSKIPSPID, from the exons ATGGTTTGTACATGTGGGCTTGCTGCACGATGTCGTGTTTTAGTCAAGCAGTGTTATAATTTGTCAAACGAGATTATGAGTTCCCAGAAAGGAAACGTTACAAGGAAGAGAGCACAAAAACATCAGAACGTCGTTGGGTTCAAAAATGACAAATATGACAAAAGTGAAAAGATGAAG CAATTGAATGCAATGGTGCATACAGGTGTCTGTAAACATTGTAAGGAAGTGTTGGAATGGAAAATAAAGTACAACAAATATAAGCCACTTGGCCAGGCTCGGAAATG gctTTTCAATAGTTATTCTCCGAGGACAAAAGTTTGTGACTGTGAACACACAAGAACAACATATGTGCAAGCTCGAGCTGTGTGCGCAAACAGTAAGATTCCCTCTCCGATTGACTGA